One stretch of Brevibacillus laterosporus DNA includes these proteins:
- the fxsA gene encoding membrane protein FxsA — MWLRILFVFFLIIPILEIWGVIVVGKMIGGLWTILLVILTSVVGAYLAKKQGTQTLKLLQLQLSRGQMPTDALLDGLFILFGGFLLVFPGFFTDVIGIIFLIPYTRMVLRYFLKAWIMSMIASGKMIRFIHFRR; from the coding sequence ATGTGGTTACGTATTTTGTTTGTGTTTTTTTTAATCATACCGATTTTGGAAATTTGGGGAGTTATTGTGGTAGGGAAAATGATTGGAGGACTTTGGACGATCCTTTTGGTTATTTTAACATCAGTGGTAGGGGCATATCTTGCTAAGAAGCAAGGAACTCAGACATTAAAATTATTACAGCTACAGCTATCTCGTGGACAAATGCCAACGGACGCGCTGCTGGACGGTTTGTTTATCTTATTTGGGGGTTTTTTGCTTGTGTTCCCTGGTTTTTTCACAGATGTAATTGGGATTATCTTTTTGATTCCATATACGAGAATGGTGTTACGCTATTTCTTAAAAGCATGGATTATGTCGATGATTGCTTCAGGGAAAATGATAAGGTTTATTCATTTTAGAAGATAG
- the ytvI gene encoding sporulation integral membrane protein YtvI, whose translation MIDQEGTTLTPDTWLTRLFQGIRFLWVILCIVALYFAVIKITPLIYPFLISLIIALMVNRPVNNLTERLRFPRWLSVTVVLLLLLLIVTGVITLVINTTVNEIGNLVKLLPHLSREFTGYIQNFLAHDFISGLYQRFQFFYTQLDLNSQTTIDSNLKEALHTISNSFQTIIVGALSGINAFLLSLPSLGTVFVISLLGAFFLSKDFYLWKSRMLRILPTGVNHRMDQIILDLRTALVGFLKAQITLISITAAIVIVGLLVLRVEYAITIGLLTGLVDLLPYLGTGTVFVPWIIFLFFKGQYGLVVGLSILYGIVVIFRQIIEPKIVAENVGLDPLLTLVALFAGLELFGVLGLIIGPVSLVIINALIKAKIFEDLWIYVVKGK comes from the coding sequence TTGATAGATCAGGAGGGAACTACACTGACCCCAGACACTTGGCTAACGCGCCTTTTTCAAGGCATTCGTTTTTTATGGGTGATTCTTTGCATCGTTGCCTTGTATTTTGCAGTCATAAAGATCACTCCTCTTATTTACCCATTTCTAATCTCTTTAATCATTGCACTCATGGTAAACCGTCCCGTCAATAATTTAACTGAACGGCTTCGGTTTCCCCGCTGGCTCTCCGTAACCGTAGTGTTGTTACTACTGCTACTTATTGTCACTGGGGTCATTACATTGGTGATTAATACGACCGTAAACGAAATCGGAAATTTGGTCAAGTTATTACCACATCTTTCTAGGGAATTCACTGGATATATCCAAAATTTTTTAGCTCATGATTTTATATCCGGCTTATATCAACGTTTCCAGTTTTTCTATACACAATTGGATTTAAACTCCCAGACCACCATTGATTCCAACTTGAAAGAAGCACTACATACGATTAGTAATAGTTTCCAAACTATTATTGTTGGTGCTTTATCTGGCATTAATGCCTTCCTGTTGTCACTGCCAAGCTTGGGTACAGTTTTTGTCATCTCTTTGTTAGGTGCATTTTTCTTGAGTAAGGATTTTTATTTGTGGAAATCACGGATGCTCCGGATTTTACCAACAGGTGTTAACCATCGAATGGATCAAATCATACTTGATTTACGTACTGCATTGGTTGGTTTTTTAAAAGCACAGATCACCCTCATCTCGATTACGGCAGCCATTGTTATTGTTGGCCTTTTAGTCTTACGAGTGGAGTATGCTATCACCATAGGTTTATTAACCGGTTTAGTTGATCTACTGCCTTATTTGGGCACAGGTACTGTATTTGTCCCATGGATCATCTTCCTGTTCTTTAAGGGGCAATATGGGCTTGTAGTAGGTCTTTCCATTTTGTATGGCATTGTTGTGATCTTCCGTCAAATTATCGAACCAAAGATTGTGGCTGAAAATGTAGGACTAGACCCCTTGCTTACCTTGGTAGCCTTGTTTGCAGGGTTAGAACTGTTCGGCGTGCTAGGTTTAATTATTGGACCAGTCAGTCTAGTGATCATCAATGCTTTAATTAAAGCTAAAATCTTCGAGGATTTATGGATATATGTGGTAAAAGGTAAATAG
- the citZ gene encoding citrate synthase — MTATKGLEGVVAAQSAVCSIIDGVLCYRGINVDELAENATFEEVVYLLWHGALPKRDQLEAFQKELGASAQIPQELIESIRNFPEGVHSMAVLRTAVSSLALYDKEAQEMSKEANYRKSIRLTAQTPTIVAAYARLRKGLEPVAPRVEYSLAKNFLYMLNGEEPSDTAVKAFDTALILHADHEFNASTFAARVTVATLTDIYSGVVSAIGTLKGPLHGGANEAVATMLKKIGSVKEVVPFIRQALDNKEKIMGFGHRVYKDGDPRAKWLRQMSKELTEQQGKPELYEMSVKIEEMVTGEKGLKPNVDFYSASVYVSLGLDIDLFTPIFAISRMSGWTAHIMEQYENNRLIRPRADYIGPVNQHFIPMDQR, encoded by the coding sequence ATGACAGCTACTAAAGGTTTAGAAGGTGTTGTTGCTGCTCAATCGGCAGTCTGTTCAATCATTGATGGCGTATTGTGCTACAGAGGTATTAATGTTGACGAGTTAGCTGAAAACGCTACCTTTGAAGAAGTGGTGTATCTACTTTGGCATGGAGCCCTACCGAAGCGCGATCAGCTGGAAGCCTTCCAAAAGGAACTAGGAGCAAGCGCCCAAATCCCTCAAGAACTTATTGAGAGCATTCGTAACTTTCCAGAAGGCGTTCACTCTATGGCGGTATTGCGCACAGCTGTCTCTTCGCTAGCGCTCTACGACAAAGAGGCACAGGAAATGTCAAAGGAAGCAAACTATCGTAAGTCTATCCGACTAACTGCTCAGACGCCCACTATTGTTGCTGCTTATGCACGTCTTCGCAAAGGGCTGGAACCGGTTGCACCGAGAGTTGAGTATTCCCTTGCGAAAAATTTTTTGTACATGCTTAACGGGGAAGAACCATCTGATACGGCAGTGAAAGCATTTGATACAGCATTAATTCTACATGCTGACCATGAATTTAATGCTTCTACATTTGCAGCACGTGTCACAGTTGCTACCTTGACAGACATTTATTCTGGCGTGGTTTCAGCGATCGGAACCTTGAAGGGTCCATTACACGGAGGCGCCAACGAAGCTGTTGCTACCATGCTGAAGAAGATCGGTTCTGTAAAAGAAGTCGTTCCTTTTATCCGTCAGGCATTGGACAACAAGGAAAAAATCATGGGCTTTGGTCATCGTGTATACAAAGATGGCGATCCTCGTGCAAAATGGTTACGTCAAATGTCTAAAGAATTGACTGAACAACAAGGCAAGCCGGAATTGTACGAAATGTCAGTGAAGATTGAAGAGATGGTTACAGGTGAAAAAGGATTGAAACCAAACGTAGACTTCTATTCTGCTTCCGTTTACGTATCCCTTGGTCTTGATATCGACCTATTCACTCCTATTTTCGCGATCAGTCGTATGTCAGGCTGGACAGCTCACATCATGGAACAATATGAGAACAATCGCTTAATTCGCCCTCGTGCAGACTATATTGGGCCAGTAAATCAGCATTTTATTCCGATGGATCAAAGATAG
- a CDS encoding NADP-dependent isocitrate dehydrogenase has translation MFKNLSAPTHGEKITVDNGKMIVPNNPIIPFIEGDGTGPDIWNASVRVLDAVVDKAYKGEKKIAWFEVFAGEKAFNQYGEWLPEDTLTAIREYLIAIKGPLTTPVGGGIRSINVALRQELDLYACVRPVQYFDGVPSPVKHPELTDMVIFRENTEDIYAGVEWAEGSDEVKKVIQFLQGEMGVKKIRFPETSGIGIKPVSKDGTERLVRAALDYALENNRKSLTLVHKGNIMKFTEGAFKSWGYAVAEAEYGDRVFTWAQYDRLKAEGKDADQAQKEAEAAGKLIVKDVIADAFLQQILTRPAEYDVVATLNLNGDYISDALAAQVGGIGIAPGANINYLTGHAIFEATHGTAPKYAGLDKVNPSSVILSGEMMLRHLGWNEAAELLITAMEKTIASKEVTYDFARLMEGANELKTSEFADALIKNL, from the coding sequence TTGTTTAAAAATCTTTCTGCACCAACACATGGAGAAAAAATCACCGTAGACAATGGCAAAATGATCGTACCTAACAATCCAATTATTCCTTTTATCGAAGGGGACGGAACTGGACCTGATATTTGGAATGCGTCTGTACGCGTTTTAGATGCAGTAGTGGATAAAGCATATAAAGGCGAGAAAAAAATCGCGTGGTTTGAAGTATTTGCTGGTGAAAAAGCTTTCAATCAATATGGTGAGTGGTTGCCTGAAGATACATTAACAGCAATTCGTGAATATCTGATCGCAATTAAAGGACCTTTGACAACTCCAGTTGGAGGTGGAATTCGATCAATTAACGTAGCACTACGTCAAGAACTTGATTTGTACGCGTGCGTACGCCCTGTTCAATACTTCGATGGAGTACCGTCTCCTGTTAAACATCCGGAGCTTACTGACATGGTGATCTTCCGTGAAAATACCGAAGACATTTATGCTGGTGTAGAATGGGCAGAGGGTTCCGATGAAGTGAAAAAAGTGATTCAATTCCTACAAGGTGAAATGGGCGTTAAGAAAATCCGTTTCCCAGAAACTTCTGGTATCGGTATTAAGCCTGTTTCAAAAGATGGTACAGAGCGTTTGGTTCGCGCTGCACTTGACTATGCTTTAGAAAACAACCGTAAATCTCTAACACTTGTTCATAAAGGTAATATCATGAAATTTACTGAAGGCGCATTCAAAAGCTGGGGTTATGCAGTTGCTGAAGCGGAATATGGTGATAGAGTATTTACATGGGCGCAGTACGACCGCTTAAAAGCAGAAGGTAAAGATGCTGATCAAGCTCAAAAAGAAGCAGAAGCAGCAGGCAAGTTGATCGTTAAAGATGTTATTGCTGATGCATTCTTGCAACAAATCCTGACTCGTCCGGCAGAATATGATGTAGTAGCTACACTTAACTTAAACGGCGATTACATTTCTGACGCACTGGCTGCGCAAGTTGGTGGTATTGGTATCGCTCCAGGTGCTAATATCAACTATTTGACTGGTCATGCAATTTTTGAAGCAACGCATGGTACAGCTCCAAAATATGCAGGTCTAGATAAAGTGAATCCATCTTCAGTGATCTTGTCTGGTGAAATGATGCTTCGTCATCTAGGCTGGAATGAAGCAGCTGAATTGTTGATTACAGCAATGGAAAAAACCATTGCATCTAAAGAAGTTACGTATGATTTTGCCCGTTTGATGGAAGGCGCTAATGAATTAAAAACATCTGAATTCGCAGATGCATTAATTAAAAATTTATAG
- the mdh gene encoding malate dehydrogenase, with translation MSFQRKKIAVIGSGFTGATTAFILAQKELGDVVLVDIPQLENPTKGKALDMMESSPVLGFDSKITGTSNYADIQDADMVIITAGIARKPGMSRDDLVNTNAGIMKSVAENVKIYAPNSTIIVLSNPVDAMTYTFFKASGFPKERVIGQSGVLDTARFRTFVAEELNVSVEDVTGFVLGGHGDDMVPLVRYSYAGGIPLETLIPKDRLDAIVERTRKGGGEIVSLLGNGSAYYAPAASLVQMAEAILKDKKRILPSITLLQGEYGYQDLYLGVPTLLGKNGIEKIYELELTEDEKAALEKSADAVRNVMKVLQ, from the coding sequence ATGTCTTTCCAACGCAAAAAAATCGCAGTCATCGGTAGTGGTTTCACAGGTGCAACAACAGCTTTTATCCTAGCTCAAAAAGAATTGGGTGATGTTGTTCTTGTTGATATCCCTCAATTAGAGAATCCAACAAAAGGGAAAGCTTTAGACATGATGGAATCTTCCCCTGTGCTAGGCTTTGATTCAAAAATCACAGGTACTTCTAACTATGCTGACATCCAAGATGCTGATATGGTTATCATCACTGCAGGTATTGCTCGTAAACCAGGTATGTCTCGTGATGATTTGGTAAACACCAATGCTGGCATCATGAAATCGGTAGCAGAAAACGTAAAAATCTATGCACCAAACTCAACGATCATCGTGTTGTCTAACCCTGTTGATGCAATGACATACACATTCTTCAAAGCATCCGGGTTCCCAAAAGAGCGCGTTATTGGTCAATCAGGTGTCCTAGATACAGCTCGTTTCCGTACATTCGTTGCAGAAGAATTGAACGTGTCCGTAGAAGACGTAACAGGCTTCGTATTGGGTGGACACGGTGACGACATGGTTCCACTTGTTCGTTACTCCTATGCTGGTGGTATTCCACTAGAAACATTAATTCCAAAAGATCGTCTGGATGCAATTGTGGAACGTACACGCAAAGGCGGCGGTGAAATCGTAAGCTTGCTAGGCAATGGTTCCGCATACTATGCACCAGCTGCTTCTTTAGTACAAATGGCAGAAGCAATCTTGAAAGACAAAAAACGTATTCTTCCATCCATCACTCTATTGCAAGGCGAGTATGGCTACCAAGATCTATACTTAGGCGTACCAACTTTGCTAGGTAAAAATGGTATTGAAAAAATCTATGAACTAGAACTGACAGAAGATGAAAAAGCGGCTTTGGAAAAATCTGCTGATGCTGTACGTAATGTCATGAAAGTTCTTCAATAG